A section of the Dermacoccus nishinomiyaensis genome encodes:
- a CDS encoding type 1 glutamine amidotransferase domain-containing protein: MAADLQGKRVAILAADGVERVELEQPREALDRAGAQTEVLSIHDGEIKARKNDLDEAGTFTVDGLVTDASAGDYDALLLPGGTVNPDQLRVDKDAVSFVRDFVESGKPVAAICHGPWTLIEAGVVGGRTLTSFPSIRTDLRNAGAEVIDQDVVVDGNLITSRSPEDLPAFCDTIVAKFASNSTQEEVTS, encoded by the coding sequence ATGGCAGCAGATCTTCAGGGCAAGAGGGTCGCGATCCTCGCCGCCGACGGAGTAGAACGCGTTGAGCTCGAACAACCCCGCGAAGCACTGGATCGGGCCGGCGCTCAGACCGAGGTCCTCTCGATCCACGACGGCGAGATCAAGGCCCGTAAGAACGACCTGGATGAAGCGGGCACGTTCACCGTCGACGGGTTGGTCACCGACGCCTCGGCGGGCGATTACGACGCCCTGCTGCTTCCCGGCGGCACGGTGAACCCCGACCAGCTCCGGGTCGACAAGGACGCCGTTTCCTTCGTCCGCGACTTCGTCGAGAGTGGCAAGCCCGTGGCGGCGATCTGTCACGGGCCCTGGACGTTGATCGAGGCTGGCGTGGTCGGAGGTCGCACCTTGACATCCTTCCCGAGCATCCGCACGGATCTGCGCAACGCCGGTGCGGAGGTCATTGACCAGGATGTCGTGGTCGACGGGAACCTGATCACCAGCCGATCACCCGAAGACCTGCCTGCGTTCTGCGATACGATCGTGGCGAAATTTGCGAGCAATTCGACCCAGGAAGAGGTGACGTCATGA
- a CDS encoding putative quinol monooxygenase — MSVTKGLLVRLEALPGKEDEVQEFLGIGRGLVEEEPATIAWFAIRLGPSSFGIFDVFPDDAGRDAHLSGAVAAALGEQTGKLFSEPTIEKLDVLGSKLPA, encoded by the coding sequence ATGAGCGTGACGAAGGGTCTGCTTGTCAGGCTGGAGGCCCTGCCCGGCAAGGAAGACGAGGTCCAGGAATTTCTCGGCATCGGGCGAGGGCTCGTCGAGGAGGAACCGGCCACCATCGCTTGGTTCGCGATCCGTCTCGGCCCGTCCTCATTCGGGATCTTCGACGTGTTCCCGGATGACGCCGGCCGCGACGCGCACCTGTCCGGTGCAGTCGCTGCCGCTCTCGGCGAGCAGACCGGCAAGCTGTTCAGCGAGCCGACGATCGAGAAATTGGACGTCCTGGGCTCCAAACTCCCCGCCTGA
- a CDS encoding NAD(P)/FAD-dependent oxidoreductase — MIGGGIVGLSTAYALREQGVPVRLYEAGVPGTGQSAGESRIFRHAHDDPRLVAFARESRGIWDEWAEHFDVELVSSDGVLAIGDSALARLRVLDQVGGVEAREIDAAEVAQRMPLLAGYSGPAVLDESGGAIRTRAAIKALTGALADAVTTGEVISIDPRADGTVEVRSVTDRAVYSKVVVCAGRETTRLARSVGLSLPVRLAAHVRLTFDVKAAAPARVACLQDSSGVFGEVGVYATPLPGNRNYSVGLSDTVGVRDDGTFIDPAAIRSLDERAREYVTRALPGLHPEPRDFLHCWVTDLPWSEDGVAVWEADSVLFVAGHNLFKQAPALGRALAQAATGGGVRAELTPEARLGEAQS, encoded by the coding sequence GTGATCGGGGGCGGGATCGTCGGTCTGTCGACGGCGTACGCGCTGCGGGAGCAGGGCGTGCCGGTGCGCTTGTACGAGGCTGGTGTGCCCGGGACGGGTCAGTCCGCAGGCGAGTCGCGGATCTTCCGGCATGCCCACGACGACCCGCGACTCGTCGCCTTCGCGCGCGAAAGCCGCGGCATATGGGATGAGTGGGCCGAACACTTCGACGTCGAGCTGGTCTCATCAGACGGTGTCCTGGCGATCGGAGACAGCGCCCTGGCGCGGCTGCGGGTGCTCGACCAGGTCGGCGGCGTGGAAGCGCGCGAGATCGACGCGGCCGAGGTCGCCCAGCGGATGCCGCTGCTCGCTGGGTACTCGGGGCCAGCGGTGCTCGACGAGTCGGGCGGCGCGATCCGCACCCGAGCCGCGATCAAGGCACTCACGGGTGCCCTCGCCGATGCGGTCACCACCGGTGAGGTCATCTCCATCGATCCCCGCGCCGACGGGACGGTCGAGGTGCGCAGCGTCACCGACCGGGCTGTCTACTCCAAGGTGGTCGTGTGCGCCGGCCGCGAAACCACCCGCCTGGCACGCAGCGTCGGCCTGTCGCTGCCGGTTCGCCTTGCCGCACACGTCAGGTTGACCTTCGACGTGAAAGCCGCCGCCCCGGCACGAGTCGCGTGCCTGCAGGACAGCAGCGGCGTCTTCGGTGAAGTCGGCGTCTACGCGACGCCGCTACCGGGCAACAGAAACTATTCGGTCGGGCTCAGCGACACCGTCGGCGTCCGCGACGACGGAACTTTCATCGACCCGGCGGCGATTCGATCGCTGGATGAACGCGCACGCGAATACGTGACACGGGCGCTGCCCGGTCTCCACCCAGAGCCGCGCGACTTCCTTCACTGCTGGGTGACCGACCTCCCGTGGAGTGAGGACGGCGTGGCCGTGTGGGAGGCAGACTCTGTCCTGTTTGTGGCTGGTCACAATTTGTTCAAGCAGGCACCTGCGCTGGGTCGCGCTCTTGCCCAGGCTGCGACCGGCGGCGGTGTCCGCGCCGAGCTCACGCCCGAAGCGCGCCTCGGCGAGGCCCAGAGCTAG
- a CDS encoding copper chaperone PCu(A)C gives MNMTITSATRRTRRLTAVALLTLATPAALTACSSDDSGTSGDSKSAASSAPVTSTSATSSADATMASRITPSDTWAKAADSGMSAAFGTLKNTGTKPIVVTGARGDAGPVQLHVTQKTATGMEMKETKSFTVPAGGSLELKPGSSHLMFMNLSHALKAGETQKLTVTFEDGSHTDVSFPVRAYDGAKEKYAGSGHAQHSSEASHSGDAHSSGMGSQSAGSTMPGMSTTPSH, from the coding sequence ATGAACATGACCATCACGTCCGCCACCCGCCGCACCCGCCGCCTGACGGCCGTCGCCCTTCTGACGCTCGCCACGCCGGCAGCGCTCACCGCCTGCTCGTCGGACGATTCGGGCACCTCGGGAGACTCCAAGAGCGCCGCATCGTCGGCGCCGGTCACGTCGACGTCAGCCACGTCGAGCGCCGACGCCACGATGGCGTCGCGCATCACGCCGTCAGACACCTGGGCGAAGGCCGCCGATTCGGGCATGAGCGCCGCGTTCGGCACGCTGAAGAACACCGGGACGAAGCCCATCGTCGTCACCGGCGCTCGCGGTGACGCCGGGCCGGTGCAGTTGCACGTCACGCAGAAGACCGCGACGGGCATGGAGATGAAGGAGACGAAGTCCTTCACCGTGCCCGCCGGCGGCTCGCTCGAGCTCAAGCCGGGCAGCAGCCACCTCATGTTCATGAATCTCTCGCACGCGCTCAAGGCAGGCGAGACGCAGAAGCTCACCGTGACGTTCGAGGACGGCTCGCACACCGACGTCAGCTTCCCCGTACGCGCCTATGACGGTGCGAAGGAGAAGTACGCGGGCTCCGGCCATGCGCAGCACTCGTCGGAGGCGAGCCACTCCGGCGACGCCCACTCGAGCGGCATGGGTTCGCAGTCGGCCGGCTCGACCATGCCCGGCATGTCGACCACCCCCTCCCACTGA
- a CDS encoding copper resistance CopC family protein: protein MKKTYAALALATTIAFAPAASAHDELTGTTPKNGATVTSAPSSLELAFAEKPLAVGNQISVKAPDGSTSKATPKVDGSTVSAPFAGHGDGAYTVTWRVVSSDGHPISGSYTFTLKGGTASTAAPSTAASSSGGAASPSPRATATTRFDSPAPSPAAEAHQDADGSAAWNVIAAVAGVVVVVGIGVALMARRRRGQ, encoded by the coding sequence ATGAAGAAGACCTATGCCGCCCTCGCGCTCGCCACGACGATCGCGTTCGCGCCCGCCGCATCAGCCCACGACGAACTGACCGGCACGACGCCGAAGAACGGCGCGACGGTGACGAGCGCGCCGTCATCGCTCGAGCTGGCGTTCGCCGAGAAGCCGCTCGCCGTCGGCAACCAGATCTCCGTCAAGGCACCGGACGGATCGACGTCGAAGGCCACGCCGAAGGTGGACGGCAGCACCGTCAGCGCCCCGTTCGCGGGCCACGGTGACGGCGCGTACACCGTGACGTGGCGCGTCGTCTCCAGCGACGGTCACCCCATCAGCGGGTCGTACACGTTCACGCTGAAGGGCGGCACTGCAAGCACTGCGGCGCCGTCGACGGCAGCGTCGTCCTCGGGCGGCGCCGCGTCGCCGTCACCGCGCGCGACGGCCACGACGAGGTTCGACTCGCCCGCTCCGTCGCCCGCGGCGGAGGCGCACCAGGACGCTGACGGCAGCGCCGCGTGGAACGTCATCGCCGCGGTGGCGGGTGTCGTCGTGGTGGTCGGCATCGGAGTCGCGCTCATGGCGCGGCGCCGTCGCGGCCAGTGA
- a CDS encoding Dyp-type peroxidase, which translates to MPSGAPRQSGVTTQPGTHAHWIGLDLARDAMKDDLRRALVVVDDTASRFVAGSTPLPDVAHELAFDAGGVAIAVGLGPRVFTLRGMRAKAPSWLAPIPTMPIDRFEKPWDQTDLVIQIDAANPVGVSHAATQLFSALKGIATPRWQQRGFHAGARPSDAGVTRNLFGQLDGQEQPNVDGNEADRVWNAATTAAPWMEGVTGMVIRRIRMDVDVWQTLDRASQENAIGRRLTNGAPLTGASPHDPIDLEKTDELGLSVINPAAHVPRARPAKTGERILRRPYNYEDARADGTSDRGLIFVAFCADVAAQFVPIQRRLAEADLLNTWTTPIGSGVYLLPSAPRPGRYLGQNIVEA; encoded by the coding sequence GTGCCGAGCGGTGCGCCGCGTCAGTCGGGTGTGACGACGCAGCCCGGCACGCACGCGCACTGGATCGGCCTCGACCTCGCGCGCGATGCGATGAAGGACGACCTGCGTCGTGCGCTCGTCGTCGTCGACGACACCGCGTCGCGCTTCGTCGCGGGGTCGACGCCGCTGCCCGACGTCGCGCATGAACTCGCGTTCGATGCCGGCGGCGTCGCGATCGCCGTCGGCCTCGGGCCGCGCGTGTTCACGCTGCGCGGCATGAGGGCGAAGGCTCCGTCGTGGCTCGCGCCGATCCCCACGATGCCGATCGATCGGTTCGAGAAGCCTTGGGATCAGACGGATCTCGTCATCCAGATCGACGCGGCCAACCCCGTCGGGGTGAGTCACGCGGCGACGCAACTCTTCAGCGCGCTCAAGGGCATCGCGACGCCGCGCTGGCAGCAGCGCGGTTTCCACGCCGGCGCGCGCCCGAGCGATGCAGGTGTCACGCGCAACCTGTTCGGCCAGCTCGACGGGCAGGAGCAGCCGAACGTCGACGGCAACGAGGCCGACCGCGTGTGGAACGCCGCCACCACCGCCGCGCCGTGGATGGAGGGCGTCACCGGCATGGTGATCCGCCGTATCCGCATGGACGTCGACGTGTGGCAGACCCTCGATCGTGCCTCCCAGGAGAACGCGATCGGCAGGCGGCTGACGAACGGTGCCCCGCTGACGGGCGCGTCACCGCACGACCCGATCGACTTGGAGAAGACCGACGAGCTCGGCCTCAGCGTCATCAACCCGGCGGCGCACGTGCCGCGGGCGCGGCCGGCGAAGACGGGGGAGCGCATCCTGCGCCGCCCCTATAACTACGAGGACGCGCGCGCCGACGGCACGAGCGACCGCGGGTTGATCTTCGTCGCGTTCTGCGCCGACGTGGCCGCGCAGTTCGTGCCGATCCAGCGCCGCCTCGCCGAGGCCGACCTCCTCAACACCTGGACGACGCCCATAGGCTCCGGTGTGTACCTGCTGCCGAGCGCCCCGCGTCCGGGGAGATACCTGGGCCAGAACATCGTCGAGGCGTGA
- a CDS encoding pyruvate dehydrogenase has translation MKLAGQIVSQLQAAGVRRIYGIVGDSLNPIVDAVRSTGGSAKGGIDWIHVRHEEVAAFAASADAQVTGELAVCAGSCGPGNLHLINGLYDANRSGAPVLAIASHIPSAQIGQDYFQETHPDRLFTECSVYSELISTPVQSPRVVQAAIQHAVTLKGVSVITLPGDIADEPATSDVTPVAVPEPGVLVPSAGVVEKLAAEINAAEKVAIFAGAGAAGAHDELMRLASKAKAPVGHSLRGKDFVQYDNPFDVGMTGLLGYGAAAEGIEEADLMIMVGTDFPYDQFLPDTRTVQIDARAEVLGRRTAVDLPIQGDVKATLDAVLPLVEEKKNSKFLDKTLKKHEKLMDKAVGAYTRKVEKHTPIHPEYAASLLNEALADDAIVTADTGMCNVWSARYIQPTGRSRLIGSMLHGSMANALPQAIGAQFAHPDRQVVAMCGDGGLSMLMGDMLTARAYDLPLTLAVFNNSTLGMVKLEMLVDKLPDFGVDVPEVNYAAIAQAMGWHAIRVENPKDLEKAYAEALSHKGPSLVDIVTDPMALSIPPKITSDQVFGFATAMSRIVLNGGAGEAVAMGRSNLRNIPRSW, from the coding sequence ATGAAGCTCGCCGGTCAGATCGTCTCCCAGCTCCAGGCCGCCGGTGTGCGCCGCATCTACGGCATCGTCGGAGACAGCCTCAACCCCATCGTCGACGCCGTGCGCAGCACCGGCGGCAGCGCGAAGGGTGGCATCGACTGGATCCACGTGCGCCACGAGGAGGTCGCCGCCTTCGCCGCGTCCGCCGATGCGCAGGTGACGGGCGAACTCGCCGTCTGCGCGGGCTCCTGCGGCCCGGGCAACCTGCACCTCATCAACGGCCTCTACGACGCGAACCGCTCCGGCGCGCCGGTGCTCGCCATCGCGAGCCACATCCCGAGTGCGCAGATCGGGCAGGACTACTTCCAGGAGACCCACCCCGACCGTCTCTTCACCGAGTGCAGCGTCTACTCCGAGCTCATCTCGACGCCCGTGCAGAGCCCCCGCGTCGTGCAAGCGGCGATCCAGCACGCCGTCACGCTCAAGGGTGTCTCCGTCATCACGCTGCCCGGTGACATCGCCGACGAGCCCGCCACCTCCGACGTGACGCCCGTCGCCGTGCCCGAGCCGGGCGTGCTCGTGCCGTCGGCCGGAGTCGTCGAGAAGCTTGCCGCCGAGATCAACGCGGCGGAGAAGGTCGCCATCTTCGCCGGCGCCGGTGCCGCCGGGGCACACGACGAACTCATGCGGCTCGCGAGCAAGGCCAAGGCGCCCGTCGGGCACTCGCTGCGCGGCAAGGACTTCGTGCAGTACGACAACCCGTTCGACGTCGGCATGACGGGCCTGCTCGGCTACGGCGCCGCCGCCGAGGGCATCGAGGAAGCCGACCTCATGATCATGGTCGGCACCGACTTCCCGTACGACCAGTTCCTGCCCGACACGCGCACCGTGCAGATCGATGCGCGCGCCGAGGTGCTCGGCCGCCGCACGGCCGTCGACCTGCCGATCCAGGGCGACGTCAAGGCGACTCTCGACGCCGTGCTGCCGCTCGTCGAGGAGAAGAAGAACTCGAAGTTCCTCGACAAGACGCTCAAGAAGCACGAGAAGCTCATGGACAAGGCGGTGGGCGCCTACACCCGCAAGGTGGAGAAGCACACCCCCATCCACCCCGAGTACGCCGCGTCGCTGCTCAACGAGGCCCTCGCGGACGACGCGATCGTCACCGCCGACACGGGCATGTGCAACGTGTGGTCCGCGCGCTACATCCAGCCGACGGGCCGCAGCCGCCTCATCGGCTCGATGCTGCACGGCTCGATGGCCAACGCGCTGCCGCAGGCCATCGGCGCCCAGTTCGCGCACCCCGACCGCCAGGTCGTCGCGATGTGCGGTGACGGCGGCCTGTCGATGCTCATGGGCGACATGCTGACGGCACGCGCCTACGACCTGCCGCTGACGCTCGCCGTGTTCAACAACTCGACGCTCGGCATGGTCAAGCTCGAGATGCTCGTCGACAAGCTGCCCGACTTCGGCGTCGACGTGCCCGAGGTCAACTACGCCGCCATCGCTCAGGCGATGGGCTGGCACGCCATCCGCGTCGAGAACCCGAAGGACCTCGAGAAGGCGTACGCCGAGGCGCTCTCGCACAAGGGCCCGAGCCTCGTCGACATCGTCACCGACCCGATGGCACTGTCGATCCCGCCGAAGATCACGAGCGACCAGGTGTTCGGGTTCGCGACGGCCATGTCGCGCATCGTGCTCAACGGCGGTGCGGGCGAGGCCGTCGCGATGGGCCGCTCCAACCTGCGCAACATCCCGCGTAGCTGGTGA